One Deinococcota bacterium DNA segment encodes these proteins:
- the pdhA gene encoding pyruvate dehydrogenase (acetyl-transferring) E1 component subunit alpha yields MDIVRYLDDTGKPLKELPFDQETLLEGYRALRRARFFDERAVVWQRQGKLGVYPPFRGQEAAQVGAALAIEPSDWVVPSYRESGVALSHGLSVRQLILFWRAHPAGWRFPDELRILPFYIPIATQIPQAVGLAQAGAYQGEGWVALAFIGDGGTSEGDFHEGLNFAAVFGAPVVFVVQNNGWAISVPTSRQMKVKQVADRAAGYGMPGVVVDGNDLVAVRQVVGEAVARARAGEGPSLIEAMTYRALPHTTSDDPSRYSGEEDRVNAAAWAQRDPISRMRRAVEHLTLWDGDQEAALLKDLGAECDAALAEADATPAPEPWSIVEHVTQEMTPDARRAWEALKESSKESGHADA; encoded by the coding sequence ATGGATATCGTGAGGTATCTGGACGATACCGGCAAACCCTTAAAGGAGCTACCCTTCGACCAGGAGACCCTGCTCGAGGGCTACCGCGCCCTGCGCCGCGCGAGGTTCTTCGACGAGCGCGCGGTGGTCTGGCAGCGCCAGGGCAAGCTGGGCGTCTACCCGCCCTTTCGCGGCCAGGAAGCGGCGCAGGTGGGCGCGGCCCTGGCCATCGAGCCGAGCGACTGGGTGGTGCCCAGTTACCGCGAGAGCGGCGTGGCGCTCAGCCACGGCCTCTCGGTCAGGCAGCTCATCCTCTTCTGGCGGGCGCACCCGGCGGGCTGGAGATTCCCCGACGAGCTCAGGATTCTGCCCTTTTACATCCCTATCGCCACGCAGATTCCCCAGGCGGTGGGGCTCGCCCAGGCCGGGGCCTACCAGGGGGAGGGTTGGGTGGCGCTGGCCTTTATCGGCGACGGCGGCACCTCCGAGGGCGACTTTCACGAGGGCCTCAACTTCGCGGCGGTCTTCGGCGCGCCGGTGGTCTTCGTGGTGCAGAACAACGGCTGGGCCATCAGCGTGCCGACGAGCAGACAGATGAAGGTAAAGCAGGTGGCCGACCGCGCCGCCGGCTACGGCATGCCCGGCGTGGTCGTCGACGGCAACGACCTCGTCGCGGTGCGCCAGGTCGTGGGGGAGGCGGTGGCTAGGGCCCGCGCCGGCGAGGGCCCCAGCCTCATCGAGGCGATGACCTACCGCGCCCTGCCCCACACCACCTCGGACGACCCCAGCCGCTACAGCGGCGAGGAGGACAGGGTCAACGCCGCGGCCTGGGCGCAGCGCGACCCCATCTCGCGGATGCGCCGCGCCGTAGAGCACCTGACGCTCTGGGACGGCGACCAGGAGGCAGCACTGCTGAAAGACCTGGGGGCCGAGTGCGACGCGGCGCTCGCCGAAGCCGACGCGACCCCCGCGCCCGAACCCTGGAGCATCGTCGAGCACGTCACCCAAGAGATGACACCCGACGCCAGGCGCGCCTGGGAAGCGCTCAAAGAGAGCTCCAAGGAGAGCGGCCATGCCGACGCTTAA
- a CDS encoding M20/M25/M40 family metallo-hydrolase, translated as MPRPTADPHVSHARPERLLQRLIRFDTTNPPGNEHACIGYLDGLLSEAGFDTTLLARDPGRPNLIARLKGRGAAPPLLLYGHVDVVTTAGQSWTRPPFGGEVAGGFVWGRGALDMKGGVAMMLSALLRAKAEGLNPAGDVMLALLSDEEAGGECGAGFLVEAHAGQFEGVRYALGEFGGFSLHLGGRRFYPIQVAEKQICWLKATVRGPAGHGALPMRGGTMARLGRVLRRLDRRRLPVHVTPVVRGMLTAVASSLPLPAGLVLRQLLNPALTGRALALLGAKGRVFEPLLHNTVNATVVRGGDERTPNVIPGEVVVGLDGRLLPGYGPDRLMAELRRLIGDVELELVRHDPGPAEADMGLFETLAGILRELDPDGIPVPLLLPGVTDGRFFSRLGIQTYGFLPMNLPEGFDFTKTIHAADERIPIGAVRFGAEAIYRALERYGS; from the coding sequence ATGCCGCGACCGACCGCCGACCCGCACGTCTCCCACGCCCGACCCGAGAGGCTGCTGCAAAGGCTCATCCGCTTCGACACCACCAACCCGCCGGGCAACGAGCATGCCTGTATCGGCTATCTTGACGGCTTGCTCAGCGAAGCGGGCTTCGACACCACCCTCCTTGCCAGGGACCCCGGGCGCCCCAACCTCATCGCCCGCTTGAAGGGGAGGGGCGCCGCGCCGCCGCTCTTGCTCTACGGCCACGTGGACGTGGTTACCACCGCCGGTCAGAGCTGGACGCGGCCGCCCTTTGGCGGCGAGGTCGCGGGCGGCTTCGTCTGGGGCCGGGGCGCGCTCGACATGAAGGGCGGGGTCGCCATGATGCTGTCCGCCCTGCTGCGCGCCAAGGCCGAAGGCTTGAATCCAGCCGGTGACGTCATGCTCGCGCTTCTCAGCGACGAGGAGGCGGGAGGCGAGTGTGGCGCCGGCTTTTTAGTCGAGGCCCACGCCGGGCAGTTCGAGGGGGTGCGCTACGCCCTCGGCGAGTTCGGGGGCTTCAGCCTTCACTTGGGCGGGCGGCGCTTTTATCCCATTCAAGTCGCGGAAAAGCAGATCTGCTGGCTGAAGGCGACCGTGCGCGGCCCCGCCGGACACGGCGCCCTGCCGATGCGCGGCGGGACGATGGCCCGCTTGGGCCGGGTCCTGCGGCGCCTCGACCGCCGGCGCCTGCCCGTGCATGTGACGCCGGTCGTCAGAGGGATGCTTACGGCCGTCGCCTCGAGCCTGCCCCTGCCCGCCGGCCTCGTCCTGCGCCAGCTCCTGAATCCCGCGCTGACCGGCCGGGCGCTGGCGCTCCTCGGCGCCAAGGGGCGTGTCTTCGAGCCGCTCCTGCACAACACCGTCAACGCCACCGTGGTCCGGGGCGGCGACGAGCGCACGCCCAACGTCATCCCCGGCGAGGTCGTCGTCGGGCTCGACGGCCGCCTGCTGCCCGGCTACGGTCCGGACAGGCTGATGGCCGAGCTGCGCCGGCTCATCGGCGATGTGGAGCTCGAGCTCGTCCGGCACGACCCCGGCCCGGCCGAAGCCGATATGGGCCTCTTCGAGACGCTGGCGGGCATCCTGCGGGAGCTCGACCCGGACGGGATTCCCGTGCCGCTGCTCCTGCCGGGGGTAACCGACGGCCGTTTCTTTTCTCGTTTGGGCATCCAGACCTACGGCTTCTTGCCGATGAACCTGCCCGAGGGCTTTGACTTCACCAAGACCATCCACGCGGCCGACGAGCGCATTCCGATAGGCGCCGTCCGCTTCGGCGCCGAGGCAATCTACCGGGCGCTCGAGCGCTACGGGAGCTAA
- a CDS encoding thiolase family protein, with protein MRDAVIVTAVRTPVGRAHKGMLKDTRPDDLAGFIVREAVRRTEGLEPGAIDDLLLGNAHPEGEAGYNVARIAGLIAGLPESVAASTVNRFCASGLQTVVQGAHAVMNGMAEVVLAGGVDCTSRVPMGGHTTSPNKALWERYPQAYHSMGQTAEAVARKYGVSREEQDHFALRSHQRAVAAQEAGKFSAQVVPVPTRVKDEQGEWHEVVVEKDEGPRATTSLDKLAGLAPVFAQDEAATVTAGNSSPLNDGAAMTVIMSEGEARARGLKPLARFVQAAVVGVAPEVMGIGPVPAIRKLLEKTGMTVADIDLFEINEAFASQCAYCQKELGIPSERLNVNGGAIAIGHPLGATGARIAADLFAEMNRRDAEYGVISMCVGGGQGMAGLFQRV; from the coding sequence ATGAGAGACGCCGTCATCGTCACCGCCGTTCGCACGCCGGTGGGCCGCGCCCACAAGGGCATGCTCAAGGACACCCGTCCCGACGACCTGGCCGGGTTCATCGTCAGAGAAGCGGTGAGGCGCACCGAAGGCCTCGAGCCGGGGGCCATCGACGACCTCCTCCTTGGCAACGCCCACCCCGAGGGCGAGGCGGGCTACAACGTGGCGCGCATCGCCGGGTTGATCGCCGGTCTGCCCGAGTCGGTCGCCGCCTCGACCGTCAACCGCTTCTGCGCCAGCGGCCTGCAGACGGTGGTGCAGGGCGCCCACGCGGTGATGAACGGCATGGCCGAGGTGGTCTTGGCCGGCGGCGTGGACTGCACCTCGCGGGTGCCGATGGGCGGGCACACCACGAGTCCCAACAAGGCGCTCTGGGAGCGTTACCCGCAGGCTTACCACAGCATGGGCCAGACCGCCGAGGCGGTGGCGCGCAAGTACGGCGTCTCCCGCGAGGAGCAGGACCACTTCGCGCTCCGGTCGCACCAGCGGGCCGTCGCCGCGCAGGAGGCGGGCAAGTTCAGCGCGCAGGTCGTGCCCGTGCCCACAAGGGTCAAGGACGAGCAGGGCGAGTGGCACGAGGTGGTGGTCGAAAAGGACGAGGGGCCGCGGGCCACCACCAGCCTGGACAAGCTTGCCGGCCTTGCCCCCGTCTTCGCCCAGGACGAGGCGGCCACGGTGACGGCGGGGAACTCGAGCCCCTTGAACGACGGCGCGGCCATGACCGTGATCATGAGCGAGGGCGAGGCCAGAGCGCGCGGCTTAAAGCCGCTGGCGCGCTTCGTGCAGGCGGCGGTGGTGGGGGTGGCGCCCGAGGTGATGGGCATCGGGCCGGTGCCGGCGATCCGCAAGCTGCTCGAGAAGACGGGCATGACGGTTGCAGACATCGACCTCTTCGAGATCAACGAGGCCTTCGCCAGCCAGTGCGCCTACTGCCAGAAGGAACTCGGCATTCCGAGCGAGCGGCTCAACGTCAACGGCGGCGCCATCGCCATCGGCCACCCGCTCGGCGCCACCGGAGCGAGGATCGCCGCCGACCTCTTCGCCGAGATGAACCGCCGGGACGCCGAATACGGCGTCATCTCGATGTGCGTGGGCGGCGGCCAGGGGATGGCGGGGCTCTTTCAGCGCGTCTAG
- the der gene encoding ribosome biogenesis GTPase Der, translating to MAKVAIVGKPNVGKSSLFNRLVGRREAIVADQPGVTRDVKEGLVTSDQGGTFTLLDSGGLWSGDAWEEPIKARIEAALKDAELILFTVDGRAELTAADWEIADWLRTVDKPVLLVATKVDDPRHEEAPHIYELFGLGFGEPLFTAAEHARGTLELKDEILARLPEDEGEAEVEAVKVAIIGRPNVGKSSLLNALVGNERVIVADEPGTTRDAVDVQFDFAGRSFVLVDTAGIRRKPSENVEYYSKLRSEEALLKSDVAILVVDPSELGDHELRIANLALEAGKPVVLAVNKWDLVPDNKLEEVRKDLDQKLAHLYFAPRVYTSALNDYGLHDLLAAVIRVYDTSRFRVATSELNNWLSVWTERQRLPNFQGRSLNLIYATQGDTAPPTFIIFVNNEKFVTRPYENYLLNRIREDLGFKEVPVRLIFKARGKDGGKRVRL from the coding sequence TTGGCTAAAGTCGCCATCGTAGGAAAGCCCAATGTGGGCAAGTCGAGCCTCTTCAACCGCCTGGTCGGGCGCCGCGAGGCCATCGTCGCGGATCAACCCGGCGTCACCAGGGACGTCAAGGAGGGCCTGGTGACGAGCGACCAGGGCGGCACGTTCACCCTGCTCGACAGCGGCGGCCTGTGGTCGGGCGACGCCTGGGAAGAGCCTATCAAGGCGCGCATCGAGGCCGCCCTCAAGGACGCCGAGCTGATTCTCTTCACCGTGGACGGCCGCGCCGAATTGACGGCCGCCGACTGGGAGATCGCCGACTGGCTCCGCACCGTCGACAAACCCGTCCTGCTCGTCGCCACCAAGGTAGACGACCCCCGTCACGAGGAGGCGCCGCACATCTATGAACTGTTCGGCCTGGGCTTCGGCGAGCCCCTCTTTACCGCCGCCGAGCACGCCCGGGGCACCCTGGAGCTCAAGGACGAAATCCTGGCGCGGCTGCCCGAGGACGAGGGCGAGGCGGAGGTCGAGGCGGTCAAAGTCGCCATCATCGGGCGGCCCAACGTCGGCAAGTCGAGCCTGCTGAACGCCCTCGTCGGCAACGAGCGCGTCATCGTCGCCGACGAGCCGGGAACCACCCGCGACGCCGTGGACGTGCAGTTCGACTTCGCCGGGCGCTCCTTCGTGCTGGTGGACACCGCCGGCATCCGCCGCAAGCCCAGCGAGAACGTCGAGTACTACTCCAAGCTGCGCTCGGAAGAGGCGCTGCTCAAGTCCGACGTGGCGATTCTCGTCGTCGATCCCAGTGAGCTCGGCGACCACGAGCTGCGCATCGCCAACCTGGCCTTGGAGGCCGGCAAGCCGGTGGTGCTCGCCGTCAACAAGTGGGACCTGGTGCCGGATAATAAACTTGAAGAGGTAAGGAAGGACCTCGACCAGAAGCTGGCCCACCTCTACTTCGCGCCGCGGGTCTATACCAGCGCCCTCAACGACTACGGCTTGCACGACCTCCTCGCCGCGGTCATCCGCGTCTACGACACCAGCAGGTTCAGGGTAGCCACGAGCGAGCTCAACAACTGGCTGTCGGTGTGGACCGAGCGGCAGCGGCTCCCCAACTTCCAGGGCAGGAGCCTAAACCTCATCTACGCCACCCAGGGCGATACCGCCCCGCCGACCTTTATCATCTTCGTCAACAACGAGAAGTTCGTGACGCGGCCCTACGAAAACTACCTGTTGAACCGCATCCGCGAGGACCTGGGCTTCAAAGAGGTGCCCGTCAGGCTCATCTTCAAGGCGCGCGGCAAGGACGGCGGCAAGCGGGTCAGGCTGTGA
- a CDS encoding peptide deformylase: protein MIRPIRYYGDPVLRKAAKPVTRFDEELDSLVKDMRETMYAYNGVGIAAPQVGESLRVFLALEFGPHDDPHDDPHDDRAEGAEAVDTSEEEERDLERMSPEEKRRHWGVVAEHVMVNPELRDLSGSQYGRDGCLSLPGLFVEEMRRDRKLRVDYQDLGGRPHTLTTEGHFAHVIQHEYDHLDGVLFIDWLDEGARRAFMDEHRQALAEMQREAKALLKELKREPRAVQG, encoded by the coding sequence GTGATTCGACCGATAAGGTACTACGGCGACCCCGTCTTGCGCAAGGCCGCCAAGCCCGTGACCCGCTTCGACGAGGAGCTCGACAGCCTGGTGAAGGACATGCGCGAGACCATGTACGCCTATAACGGCGTGGGCATCGCCGCGCCGCAGGTGGGCGAGAGCCTGCGCGTCTTTCTCGCGCTCGAGTTCGGCCCTCACGACGACCCTCACGACGACCCTCACGACGACAGGGCCGAGGGCGCTGAGGCTGTCGATACCAGCGAGGAAGAGGAACGAGACCTCGAGCGCATGAGTCCCGAGGAGAAGCGCCGGCACTGGGGCGTCGTCGCCGAGCACGTGATGGTCAACCCCGAGCTCCGTGACCTGAGCGGCAGCCAGTACGGCCGCGACGGCTGCCTCAGCCTGCCCGGCCTCTTCGTCGAGGAGATGCGCCGCGACCGGAAGCTGCGCGTCGACTACCAGGACTTAGGCGGCCGGCCCCACACCCTGACTACCGAGGGCCACTTCGCCCACGTCATCCAGCACGAATACGACCACCTGGACGGGGTTCTCTTTATCGACTGGCTGGACGAGGGGGCGCGCCGCGCCTTTATGGACGAGCACCGCCAGGCGCTCGCCGAGATGCAGCGCGAGGCCAAGGCGCTGCTCAAGGAACTGAAGCGCGAGCCCCGCGCCGTCCAGGGTTAG
- the fmt gene encoding methionyl-tRNA formyltransferase, whose amino-acid sequence MRLALFASPDFGLPVLAALNEQHQLALVVAQPDKAAGRGMRLTAPPVARRARELGLKLEQPARLRGSEAFRALLQDAELDAAVTAAYGKILPRSLLSIPRHGFLNVHASLLPKYRGAAPIQAALIDGERATGVTIMQTEAGLDTGPIRLQRALAIGAGETAPELSARLAALGAKALLEALDALETGTLPLIPQDEDQASHARLLSKDDGRVRWGESARAIYNRFRGVYAWPGSWTEVAGGPLKLRGLHPAPGRGAPGEVLELSAQGVKVAAGEGAILLKTVQPPGKPSMDAYAWAHGYGIEKGTHLG is encoded by the coding sequence ATGCGCCTCGCCCTCTTCGCCTCGCCCGACTTCGGCCTGCCGGTCCTGGCCGCGCTCAACGAGCAGCACCAGCTCGCCCTGGTGGTGGCCCAGCCCGACAAGGCCGCCGGCCGCGGCATGAGGCTGACCGCGCCGCCGGTGGCGCGGCGGGCCCGGGAGCTGGGGCTGAAGCTCGAGCAACCCGCCAGGCTGCGAGGCAGCGAAGCCTTTCGCGCGCTCTTGCAAGACGCTGAGCTCGACGCCGCCGTCACCGCCGCCTACGGCAAGATCCTGCCGCGGAGCCTGCTGAGCATTCCCCGGCACGGCTTCTTGAACGTCCACGCCAGCCTGCTGCCCAAGTACCGCGGCGCCGCGCCCATCCAGGCGGCCCTCATCGACGGCGAAAGGGCGACGGGCGTCACCATCATGCAGACCGAAGCCGGCCTCGACACCGGGCCGATCCGGCTGCAACGCGCGCTCGCCATCGGCGCGGGCGAGACCGCGCCGGAGCTGTCGGCGCGACTGGCAGCGCTCGGCGCCAAAGCGCTGCTCGAGGCTTTGGACGCGCTCGAGACGGGTACTCTGCCCCTCATCCCTCAGGACGAAGACCAGGCCAGCCACGCTCGCCTGCTCAGCAAGGACGACGGCCGCGTCCGCTGGGGAGAGTCCGCGAGGGCCATCTACAACCGCTTCCGCGGCGTCTACGCCTGGCCGGGCTCGTGGACCGAGGTCGCGGGAGGGCCGCTCAAGCTTCGCGGCTTGCACCCTGCGCCCGGGCGCGGCGCCCCCGGAGAGGTGCTCGAGCTGAGCGCCCAAGGCGTCAAGGTGGCGGCGGGCGAGGGCGCCATTCTCCTCAAGACCGTCCAGCCGCCCGGCAAGCCCAGCATGGACGCTTACGCCTGGGCGCACGGCTACGGCATCGAGAAAGGAACGCATCTTGGCTAA
- the aroF gene encoding 3-deoxy-7-phosphoheptulonate synthase produces MVIVMAKGASQEDIDKVISDVQSRGFAAHVSVGETRTLVGAIGPAPTQDLREQLRAHHGVETVVAITKPFKLASREFRHDDSFVMIGGVKTGNGQFTVAAGPCGVESYEQTRTAALFAQRHGARILRGGAFKPRTSPYSFQGLGEEGLEIMSRVRQETGMPIVTEVTAPELVETVGRVADMFQVGARNTQNFALLAELGRSGKPVLFKRGMSTSILEFLQAAEYVLSQGNQSVILCERGIRTFETSTRFTLDVSAVPVLKELTHLPVWVDPSHAAGKRSLVPALALASAAAGADGLIVEVHPKPEEAKSDAAQQLSDEEFGALMSQLRAVVTALGKKGLENPVPR; encoded by the coding sequence ATGGTCATCGTAATGGCAAAAGGAGCCTCGCAAGAGGACATCGACAAGGTAATCTCGGACGTGCAGAGCCGGGGCTTCGCCGCGCACGTGAGCGTCGGCGAGACGCGCACGCTGGTAGGCGCCATCGGCCCGGCGCCGACCCAGGACCTGCGCGAGCAGCTGCGGGCGCATCACGGCGTCGAAACCGTCGTAGCGATAACCAAGCCCTTCAAGCTGGCGAGCCGCGAGTTTCGCCACGACGACTCGTTTGTGATGATCGGCGGCGTCAAGACGGGCAACGGCCAGTTCACGGTGGCCGCTGGGCCCTGCGGCGTCGAGTCCTACGAGCAGACTCGCACGGCGGCCCTGTTCGCCCAGAGGCACGGCGCGCGGATCCTCCGCGGCGGCGCCTTCAAGCCTCGCACCAGCCCCTACTCGTTTCAGGGCCTGGGCGAGGAGGGCTTGGAGATCATGAGCCGGGTGCGCCAAGAGACGGGCATGCCCATCGTCACCGAGGTGACCGCGCCGGAACTCGTCGAGACGGTCGGCCGGGTGGCGGACATGTTCCAGGTCGGCGCCCGCAACACCCAGAACTTCGCGCTCTTGGCCGAACTCGGCCGCTCCGGCAAGCCGGTGCTCTTCAAGCGCGGCATGAGCACGAGCATCTTAGAGTTCTTGCAGGCGGCCGAGTACGTGCTCTCGCAGGGCAACCAGAGCGTGATCCTGTGCGAGCGCGGCATCCGCACCTTCGAGACCTCGACGCGCTTTACCTTGGACGTCTCGGCGGTGCCGGTCCTAAAGGAGCTCACGCACCTGCCCGTCTGGGTGGACCCGAGCCACGCCGCCGGCAAGCGCAGCCTGGTCCCGGCCTTGGCCTTGGCGAGCGCCGCCGCGGGCGCCGACGGCCTCATCGTCGAGGTCCACCCCAAGCCCGAGGAGGCCAAGTCGGACGCCGCCCAGCAACTGAGCGACGAGGAGTTCGGCGCCCTGATGAGCCAACTCCGCGCGGTGGTGACGGCGCTCGGCAAGAAAGGGCTGGAAAATCCAGTGCCGAGGTAA
- a CDS encoding class I SAM-dependent methyltransferase yields MARWYDGWVGPGGSRHHRELALPAVLELLDLRAGESLLDIGAGQGVLAPHASASGARYTGLDASPSLIRLARKRHGAAGRFLVGDARALDKVAELKGQRFDAAVFLLSIQDMDPLEEVLASASRVLEDSGRLVMLMTHPCFRVPRQSGWGWDEERKLRYRRVDRYLSPLAVPMKPYPGGRGVSRSFHRPLEAYINGLGSQGLLVECVREIAAPKEAQEIPLFLGLRARKLALEED; encoded by the coding sequence TTGGCCCGCTGGTACGACGGCTGGGTCGGCCCGGGCGGCAGCCGCCATCACCGCGAGCTGGCCCTGCCCGCGGTGCTCGAGCTACTCGACTTGCGAGCGGGCGAAAGCCTGCTGGATATCGGCGCCGGCCAGGGCGTCTTGGCGCCCCACGCGAGCGCGAGCGGTGCGCGTTACACTGGCCTCGACGCCAGCCCCTCCCTCATCCGGCTGGCCAGAAAGCGCCACGGCGCCGCCGGACGCTTCCTCGTCGGCGACGCTCGTGCGCTCGACAAGGTGGCCGAACTGAAGGGGCAGCGCTTCGACGCCGCGGTGTTCTTGCTGAGCATCCAGGACATGGACCCCTTGGAGGAAGTGTTGGCCTCTGCAAGCCGGGTACTCGAGGACAGCGGCCGCCTGGTGATGCTGATGACCCACCCCTGCTTTCGCGTCCCGCGGCAGAGCGGTTGGGGCTGGGACGAGGAGCGCAAGCTCCGCTACCGGCGCGTCGACCGTTACCTGAGCCCGCTAGCCGTGCCTATGAAACCCTATCCGGGCGGGCGCGGCGTCTCGCGCAGCTTTCACCGCCCGCTCGAGGCCTACATCAACGGCCTGGGCAGTCAGGGCCTGCTGGTGGAGTGCGTGAGGGAAATCGCCGCTCCCAAAGAAGCCCAGGAGATTCCCCTCTTCTTGGGCCTGCGGGCTCGGAAACTGGCGCTCGAGGAGGACTAG
- the cdaA gene encoding diadenylate cyclase CdaA: MPALFDNFRLLNLLDVTVIALMLFGAYRLLIGSRAWNVFLGMTALGALWFIAAQLRLTATAWIFANLAPVSLLAIIIVFQPELRAALERVGRGRIAHSSGSDPVQEIMAAVRELATQRQGAIIAVERQTPLAEYGRVGTALGSPVSSALLQTIFASYGPLHDGAVIIKGDVITHAGAIFPLSDKHDGWSVKHGTRHRAALGLAEASDALIIVVSEERGTVSLAQNGALKSDIAPADVTKALRKVYGT, translated from the coding sequence TTGCCCGCGCTTTTCGACAACTTTCGCCTCCTCAACCTCCTCGACGTCACCGTCATCGCGCTGATGCTCTTCGGGGCCTACCGCTTGCTCATCGGCTCGAGGGCCTGGAACGTCTTTTTGGGCATGACCGCGCTGGGCGCGCTGTGGTTTATCGCCGCGCAACTGCGGCTCACCGCCACCGCCTGGATCTTCGCCAACCTGGCGCCCGTCAGCCTGCTGGCCATCATCATCGTCTTCCAGCCCGAGCTGCGGGCCGCCCTGGAGCGCGTGGGCCGAGGCCGCATCGCCCACAGCAGCGGCAGCGACCCTGTCCAGGAGATCATGGCGGCGGTGCGCGAGCTCGCCACCCAGCGTCAGGGCGCCATCATCGCCGTCGAGCGGCAGACGCCGCTGGCCGAGTACGGCCGGGTCGGCACGGCGCTGGGCTCGCCGGTCTCCTCGGCGCTCCTCCAGACCATCTTCGCCTCCTACGGTCCCCTGCACGACGGCGCGGTCATCATCAAGGGCGACGTCATCACCCACGCCGGGGCCATCTTTCCCCTCTCCGACAAGCACGACGGCTGGTCGGTCAAGCACGGCACCCGGCACCGGGCGGCCCTGGGCCTGGCCGAGGCCAGCGACGCGCTCATCATCGTAGTGAGCGAGGAGCGGGGCACGGTGAGCCTGGCCCAAAACGGCGCCCTGAAGAGCGACATCGCCCCCGCCGACGTGACCAAGGCGCTCAGAAAGGTCTACGGCACATGA
- a CDS encoding prephenate dehydrogenase, whose amino-acid sequence MRPSPLFHTVVIAGVGLIGGSVGLGVRQRFLAERVVGLDRDPAALEAALGLGAIDEIRLHPGDWLMEAGLIVLAPPARAVAPLAESLLPFVGPEAILTDVGSVKAEVVRRLAAARFVGGHPMAGSERVGVQHASAALLENAVWVLTPAETTDPSALASVRRFVEALGAKPIEVAPEQHDRLVAAVSHLPYLAAVALTQLVAEDKDRDLMMLLAAGGFRDLTRVASGNPTMSRDMVAANREAIRETLGAFRQRIEALERLLDEPDALLERAEAAKHSRDAIPIVRRSLLPARFEVVIAVPDRPGELAKITRALGDAEVNVKDIEVLAIREAGGAIRLAFESNEELKRATAALTGAGYEARGRG is encoded by the coding sequence ATGCGCCCTTCGCCCCTCTTCCACACCGTCGTCATCGCCGGCGTCGGGCTGATCGGTGGCTCGGTCGGCTTGGGCGTCCGCCAGCGCTTTTTGGCCGAGCGCGTCGTCGGCTTGGACCGCGACCCGGCCGCCCTCGAGGCCGCCCTGGGCTTGGGCGCCATCGACGAGATCCGGCTTCATCCCGGCGACTGGCTCATGGAAGCCGGGCTGATCGTCTTAGCGCCGCCCGCCCGCGCCGTCGCGCCGCTGGCCGAGAGCCTGTTGCCCTTCGTCGGCCCCGAGGCGATCCTGACCGATGTGGGCAGCGTCAAGGCCGAGGTCGTCCGGCGCCTCGCGGCCGCGCGCTTCGTCGGCGGCCATCCCATGGCCGGCAGCGAAAGGGTCGGGGTGCAGCACGCGAGCGCCGCCCTGCTGGAGAACGCCGTCTGGGTCCTTACCCCGGCCGAGACGACCGATCCCAGCGCGCTGGCAAGCGTCCGGCGCTTTGTCGAAGCCTTGGGCGCCAAGCCCATCGAGGTGGCGCCAGAGCAGCACGACCGGCTGGTGGCGGCGGTGAGCCACCTGCCCTACCTGGCGGCGGTGGCCTTGACGCAGCTCGTCGCCGAGGATAAGGACCGCGACCTGATGATGCTCCTGGCGGCGGGAGGCTTTCGCGACCTCACCCGGGTGGCCTCGGGCAACCCTACGATGAGCCGCGACATGGTGGCGGCCAACCGGGAGGCCATCCGCGAGACCCTGGGGGCCTTCCGGCAGAGAATCGAAGCGCTCGAGAGGCTCTTGGACGAGCCCGACGCACTGCTCGAGCGCGCCGAAGCCGCCAAGCACAGCCGCGACGCCATTCCCATCGTCCGCCGCAGCCTTCTGCCCGCCCGCTTCGAGGTGGTCATCGCCGTGCCCGACCGTCCCGGCGAGCTCGCCAAGATCACCAGGGCGCTCGGCGACGCCGAGGTGAACGTCAAGGACATCGAGGTCCTGGCGATCCGCGAGGCGGGCGGGGCCATCCGCCTGGCCTTTGAGAGCAACGAGGAGCTGAAGCGCGCCACCGCGGCGCTGACCGGAGCGGGCTACGAGGCGCGCGGGCGGGGCTAG